GCGCCGTACACGGTCTACGGGGATACCTGCGAGCTGGGCTACCTCTTCCGCGGTGGCTCCGGCACGTATACGCGCCTGGATGTCGCGGGGACGGAGATGGCTTTCGACCTCGATCTCGATCTGACCGAGGCGGGGACGGTCGCCGCGCACCGCTGCGCGCAGTCGCTCGTCGATCGGAAGCGTGTACTCCGTTGAGTCGGCAGCCTTCAGCACCAGCCGTGTGCCGTCATTCGAGACGGCCACGACACGCAGTTCGGGCATGGGGACCTCCCGGGTGGTGCCTGCCGACGTCACGTGCGTCGCTGCTTCCGCTAGTCGAGTGTGGCCTGCCCGGGTGCAGCCTGCCACAACCTTGCCGAGTTGCCCGGCGTGTCGGGCACGGGCCCGGGATCGCCGTTATGGCACGGTTATCTATCCGCAACGCTAAGTGACCAACTCCGTAACCCTGTGCAACTGCCCCCCTCCCGGCGCCCCTTGAAGGCTGCGGACGCCCTGGCGGGAGACCGAACCCAGGGCTCGCAACAGTACTCCATTTGGGCCACGTGCGTGGATTGGCGCGCCACTCGACTTCTTCCAAAAAACGGTGCCCAGCCGTCCGTTGAGCGGTTTTGGGGATCTTGGACGTGGCGCGGTTCACGGAATCAACAGAAACGGAATCAACAAAAACGGAACTCCTGGGCGGCGAACGCGTTTGCTACGCCCCCAACACCCTTCGCAGGTAGTCGTTCTGGAACCGGCGGTCGGGGTCGAGACGGTCCCGGAGCGCGGTGAACTCTCCGAAGCGCGGGTAGACCTTGTCGAAGTAATCGGCGTCGCGCGTGTGCACCTTGCCCCAGTGCGGGCGCCCCTCGTGCGCCGTGAAGATCCGCTCCGCGGCCGTGAAGTACGCCTGGTACGGCGTCCCCTTGACCATGTGGACGGCGATGTACGCGCTGTCGCGGCCGGACGCGGTGGACAGGGCGATGTCGTCGGCGGGCGCGGTACGCACCTCGACGGGGAAGCTGACCCGGAGGGCGGAGCGGTCCATCATCGTCCTGAGTTCACGCAGGGTCTCGACGACGGCCTCGCGCGGGACGGCGTACTCCATCTCCACGAACCGCACCCGGCGGGGCGATGTGAAGACCTTGTACGGGATGTCGGTGTAGCTCCGCGCGGACAGTGCCTTGCTGGAGATCCGGGCGATCGAGGGGATCGTGCCCGGCGCCGCGCGCCCGACCCACTGGGCCACCTGGAAGACGCCGTTGGACAGGAACTCGTCCTCGAACCAGCCCTGGAGCTGCGGCACCGGCTTCTCGGGGCCCGCGCTGCGGTTGTTGCGCTTGGTGTTGGTGCTGCCGGTGTGCGGGAACCAGTAGAACTCGAAGTGTTCGTTCTCGGCCCACAGTTCGTCGAACGTGCTGGTGACCTGGTCGAAACTCATCGGCTCCTCGCGGGCCGTGAGCAGGAAGATCGGCTCGACGGCGAACGTGATCGCCGTGACGATGCCGAGCGCGCCCAGACCGATCCGGGCGGCCGCGAAGACCTCGGGGTTCTCCTTCTCGGAGCACTTGAGGACCGAGCCGTCGGCGGTGACCAGCTCGAGGCCCTTGATCTGGGCGGCGATCGAGCCCGACTCGCGGCCCGTGCCGTGCGTGCCGGTGCTGGTGGCCCCGGAGACCGTCTGCTCCATGATGTCGCCCATGTTCGTGAGCGACAGACCCTCACGCGCGAGCGCCATGTTGAGCCTCTTGAGCGGGGTGCCCGCCTCCACCGTGACGGTCATGGCATCCCGGTCAATGTTGCGGATGCCGGTCAACAGTTGAGGGCGGATCAACACACCGTCGGTCGCGGCGATCGACGTGAAGGAGTGCCCGGTGCCGACGGCCTTCACCTTCAGACCGTCCTCGGCGGCCTTACACACGGCAGCCGCCAGCTCCTCCACCGAGGCAGGCGTGACCTCCCGTGTGGGCCGGGCGGCGACATTGCCTCCCCAGTTACGCCACGTTCCGTTCTTCCCGCTCGCTGTGCTGCTCAACGGTCCCTCCCCGACCCGGTGCCGGTCTGCTGAGCCGGCGATACCCCAGAAAACCGACCGCGACCGCGACGGCCCCGGACACCGCCGGGACCCCGTACCCGGCCCTCGCACCGGCCGCGTCGATGACCCAGCCGGCGATGGAGGAGCCGAACGCGACGCCGACCGCCAGCCCGGTGCTGATCCAGGTCATGCCCTCGGTCAGTTGCGCGCGTGGTACGTGCTGTTCGATGAGGGACATCGTCGTGATCATCGTCGGAGCGATGGACAGACCCGCAACGAACAGCGCCACGGCCAGAAACGGCAAGTTTCCGACCAGTAGGAGGGGGATCATACTCACGGCCATCGTGCATATGCCCAGCAGCCAGCGACGTTCGGGCGCTCCTTTGAAGCGCAGCAGCCCGAACACCAGGCCCGCGAGGCAGGAGCCCGCAGCGTAGAGCGCCAGTACGAGGCTCGCGGCGCCCTTGTGACCCTGTTCGTCGGCGAAGGCCACGGTGACCACGTCCACCGCCCCGAAGATCGCCCCGGTCGCCACGAAGGTGGCCACCAGTACCTGGAGACCCGGCGCGCGCAGCGCGGTACGGCTGTGGTGGTCCTCGCGCGGATGCGGGGCCGGCTCGGTGGCCCGCTGCGCGGTCAGCCAGAAGACGCCGGCCGCGAGGAAGCAGGCGGCGAGCAGCGGACCCGCCTCAGGGAACCAGGCCGTGGACAGGCCGATGGAGATGATCGGCCCGAAGATGAAGCACACCTCGTCGATGACGGACTCGAAGGAGTACGCGGTGTGCAGCTGCGGGGTGTCCCGGTAGAGGGCCGCCCACCGCGCGCGGATCATCGCGCCGACGCTGGGCACGCACCCGATGCCCGCGCTGAAGACGAACAGCGTCCAGTCCGCCCAGCCGTAGTGCGCGGCGAACAGCAGCCCGGCCGCCGCGGCGAGCGAGATCAGCGTCGCGGGGCGCAGCACCCGCCGCTGCCCGTGCCTGTCCACCAGCCGGGACACCTGCGGGCCCGCCACCGCGGCGGCCAGCGCGATGGTCGCGGAGAGGGCGCCGGCCAGGCCGTAGCGCCCGGTCAGCTGGGAGACCATCGTCACCACGCCGATGCCCATCATCGACAGCGGCATCCGGCCGAGGAACCCCGCGGCGGAGAAGCTCTTGGAACCGGGGGCGGCGAACAGGGCGCTGTACGGGCTGGGCACGGGGGACTCCGGTCGGGCAGGGACAGGTGAGCGGACCGGCGGTGAGGTAAGGCGTCAACGCGGCCCATACAGCTTACGAGGGAGGTGACCCCGGCGCACCCGGCCGGACGGTCCGGGAACCCGGGTGGTCACCCCGCCGTTTCCCGGCTGTCAGTACCGGATGACAGGATCGATCCATGCGAGACGTGCTCGACGCAACCCCCTACGACGCCCTGCTCCTGCTCTCGTTCGGAGGCCCCGAGGGTCCCGACGACGTGGTCCCGTTCCTGGAGAACGTGACGCGCGGGCGAGGTATCCCCAAGGAACGCCTGAAGGAAGTCGGGCAGCACTACTTCCTGTTCGGCGGGGTCAGCCCCATCAACGACCAGAACCGCGCCCTGCTGGACGCCCTGCGCAAGGACTTCGCGGACCACGGCCTGGACCTGCCGATCTACTGGGGCAACCGCAACTGGGCGCCCTACCTCACGGACACCCTGCGCGAGATCGTCGCCGACGGCCACCGCCGCGTCCTGGTCCTCGCCACCAGCGCCTACGCCTCCTACTCGGGCTGCCGCCAGTACCGCGAGAACCTCGCCGAGTCGCTGGCCGCCCTGGAGGCCGAGGGCCTGGAGCTGCCGAGGATCGACAAGCTGCGGCACTACTTCAACCACCCCGGCTTCCTGGAGCCGATGATCGACGGTGTGCTGGAGTCCCTCGCGGAGCTCCCGCAGGACGTCCGCGACGGTGCCCACCTCGCCTTCTCGACGCACTCGATCCCGAACGCGTCCGCGGACACCTCGGGACCGGCCGAAGGCCACGGCGAGGGCGGTGCGTATGTCGCGCAGCACCTGGAGGTCTCCCGGCTGGTCGCCGACGCCGTCCGCGAGCGCACCGGCGTCGACCACCCCTGGCAGCTCGTCTACCAGTCGCGTTCCGGGGCCCCGCACATCCCGTGGCTGGAGCCCGACATCTGCGACCACCTCCAGGAGCGCCACGCGTCCGGCGCCCCGGCCGTGGTGATCGCACCCATCGGCTTCGTCTCCGACCACATGGAGGTCCTCTACGACCTCGACACCGAGGCCAAGGACAAGGCGCAGGAACTGAGCCTGCCCATGCGGCGCTCCGCGACTGTCGGCGCGGACCCCCGGTTCGCGGCGGCGATCCGCGACCTGGTCCTGGAGCGTGCCGCGATCGAGCGCGGCCAGGAGGTCACGCCCTGTGCCCTGGGCGCGCTCGGCGCCGACCACAACCTGTGCCCGGTCGGCTGCTGCCCGGCACGCGCCGCCAAGCCCGCCGCCGCGGGTGCCGACAGCCCGTACGCGTGAGGAGCGCCGTGACCGACCCCCTGCACGCCGAACTGCTGGAGCTGGCCCAGGAGGCGGCCCGCCGGGCCGGCACCCTGCTGCGGGACGGCCGCCCGGCCGACCTCGAGGTGGCCAGGACCAAGTCCAGCCCCATCGACGTGGTGACCGAGATGGACATCGCGGCCGAGAAGCTGATCACGGACCTGCTCTCGGAGCACCGCCCTGACGACGGCCTCCTCGGCGAGGAGGGTGCCGCCACCGAGGGCACGAGCGGCATCCGCTGGGTGATCGACCCCCTCGACGGCACAGTCAACTACCTCTACGGACTGCCGACTTGGGCCGTCTCCATCGCGGCCGAGCAGGACGGCGAGACCGTCGTCGGGGTCGTCGCGGCACCGATGCGCGGCGAGACGTACTACGCGGTCCGCGGCGAGGGTGCCTGGGCCACGGGTGCCTGGGCGGGCGAGCGCAGGCTGACCTGCCGCCCGGCGCCGCCCCTGGAGCAGGCCCTGGTCTCGACGGGCTTCAACTACGTGACCGAGGTCCGCGTCCACCAGGCCGAGGTGGCCCGGAGGCTGATCCCGCTCGTCCGTGACATCCGGCGCGCGGGCTCGGCGGCGGTCGACCTGTGCGACCTGGCCGCCGGCCGCCTCGACGGCTACTACGAGCGCGGCTTGAACGCCTGGGACTACGGAGCGGGTGACCTCATCGCCCGGGAAGCGGGCGCCCTGACCGGTGGGCGTCCAGGAGAGCGACCGAACCCCGCCCTCACCGTGGCCGGCACCCCGGGCGTCTTCGAGCCCCTCCAGCGGCTCCTGGAGGACTTCGGGGCCTGGCACGACTGACAGGCCGACGCCGTACGAACACGAGGTGAACACGTCCGTACGGCGACGCAGCGGACCCCCGGCGCTGGATTCGCCGGGGGTCCGCTGTCGTGCCGCGAAGCCGATCAGACGCTAGGCGCTGACCTCCACACCGTGTTCGGCGGCGAGGCGACGCAGGTCGTCGAGCTCGCCCTGCTCCACCTCGACGAGGAAGTCGTCGCCGTCGTTGCGAGCCCGCGTCAGGTCGGTCTCGGTCGCCCTTATGCGCTGCAGAAGTCCTGCGGTGAATGCGTCCATGGTGCGCCCCCTCGTCCTGGGTCGTGGATCGGTGGCACGGGGGTGTGCCGTTCGAAAGGGGCGATCACGTCTCCTGTAGGTGCCCAGCGCTGCCCTGCCGGGCGGCGACGGTGCCGGACACCCACGCCCACTCGGCAAAAGCGGATCGCGTCGTGCCGCATGGTGGTACGGCACATGCAGAGTGTGATCGCGGGGTGTAAAGCCGTCCTCCCCCCGCTCCTTCCGACGGAAACCTCAACCCCGCGAGAAAATCCCGCATTCCCGGTCTCACACCCGTCTTTCAGTCGCCCCTCACCCGCCTTACAGCCGACTTATGGCCGAAAAGGGCAGGATGGAGGCCGACACTCACCCGACCCCCTGCCCGCATGTGCTCACAGCGCGCTACGCGGGTGGACACAGGAAGGACAAGCGACGTGCGCGTACTCGTCGTCGAGGACGAGCAGCTGCTCGCCGATGCGGTGGCCACCGGACTGCGCCGGGAGGCCATGGCCGTCGACGTCGTGTACGACGGTGCGGCCGCCCTCGAGCGCATCGGCGTCAACGACTACGACGTGGTCGTCCTCGACCGTGACCTCCCCCTCGTCCACGGAGACGACGTCTGCCGCAGGATCGTCGAACTCGGCATGCCCACGCGCGTGCTGATGCTCACGGCCTCCGGCGATGTCAGTGACCGCGTGGAGGGCCTGGAGATCGGAGCCGACGACTACCTGCCCAAGCCGTTCGCGTTCAGTGAGCTGACGGCACGCGTGCGTGCCCTCGGCCG
This is a stretch of genomic DNA from Streptomyces sp. NBC_00285. It encodes these proteins:
- a CDS encoding D-arabinono-1,4-lactone oxidase, whose amino-acid sequence is MSSTASGKNGTWRNWGGNVAARPTREVTPASVEELAAAVCKAAEDGLKVKAVGTGHSFTSIAATDGVLIRPQLLTGIRNIDRDAMTVTVEAGTPLKRLNMALAREGLSLTNMGDIMEQTVSGATSTGTHGTGRESGSIAAQIKGLELVTADGSVLKCSEKENPEVFAAARIGLGALGIVTAITFAVEPIFLLTAREEPMSFDQVTSTFDELWAENEHFEFYWFPHTGSTNTKRNNRSAGPEKPVPQLQGWFEDEFLSNGVFQVAQWVGRAAPGTIPSIARISSKALSARSYTDIPYKVFTSPRRVRFVEMEYAVPREAVVETLRELRTMMDRSALRVSFPVEVRTAPADDIALSTASGRDSAYIAVHMVKGTPYQAYFTAAERIFTAHEGRPHWGKVHTRDADYFDKVYPRFGEFTALRDRLDPDRRFQNDYLRRVLGA
- a CDS encoding inositol monophosphatase family protein, yielding MTDPLHAELLELAQEAARRAGTLLRDGRPADLEVARTKSSPIDVVTEMDIAAEKLITDLLSEHRPDDGLLGEEGAATEGTSGIRWVIDPLDGTVNYLYGLPTWAVSIAAEQDGETVVGVVAAPMRGETYYAVRGEGAWATGAWAGERRLTCRPAPPLEQALVSTGFNYVTEVRVHQAEVARRLIPLVRDIRRAGSAAVDLCDLAAGRLDGYYERGLNAWDYGAGDLIAREAGALTGGRPGERPNPALTVAGTPGVFEPLQRLLEDFGAWHD
- a CDS encoding ferrochelatase → MRDVLDATPYDALLLLSFGGPEGPDDVVPFLENVTRGRGIPKERLKEVGQHYFLFGGVSPINDQNRALLDALRKDFADHGLDLPIYWGNRNWAPYLTDTLREIVADGHRRVLVLATSAYASYSGCRQYRENLAESLAALEAEGLELPRIDKLRHYFNHPGFLEPMIDGVLESLAELPQDVRDGAHLAFSTHSIPNASADTSGPAEGHGEGGAYVAQHLEVSRLVADAVRERTGVDHPWQLVYQSRSGAPHIPWLEPDICDHLQERHASGAPAVVIAPIGFVSDHMEVLYDLDTEAKDKAQELSLPMRRSATVGADPRFAAAIRDLVLERAAIERGQEVTPCALGALGADHNLCPVGCCPARAAKPAAAGADSPYA
- a CDS encoding response regulator transcription factor, producing the protein MRVLVVEDEQLLADAVATGLRREAMAVDVVYDGAAALERIGVNDYDVVVLDRDLPLVHGDDVCRRIVELGMPTRVLMLTASGDVSDRVEGLEIGADDYLPKPFAFSELTARVRALGRRTSVPLPPVLERAGIKLDPNRREVFRDGKEVQLAPKEFAVLEVLMRSEGAVVSAEQLLEKAWDENTDPFTNVVRVTVMTLRRKLGEPPVIVTVPGSGYRI
- a CDS encoding MFS transporter; translated protein: MPSPYSALFAAPGSKSFSAAGFLGRMPLSMMGIGVVTMVSQLTGRYGLAGALSATIALAAAVAGPQVSRLVDRHGQRRVLRPATLISLAAAAGLLFAAHYGWADWTLFVFSAGIGCVPSVGAMIRARWAALYRDTPQLHTAYSFESVIDEVCFIFGPIISIGLSTAWFPEAGPLLAACFLAAGVFWLTAQRATEPAPHPREDHHSRTALRAPGLQVLVATFVATGAIFGAVDVVTVAFADEQGHKGAASLVLALYAAGSCLAGLVFGLLRFKGAPERRWLLGICTMAVSMIPLLLVGNLPFLAVALFVAGLSIAPTMITTMSLIEQHVPRAQLTEGMTWISTGLAVGVAFGSSIAGWVIDAAGARAGYGVPAVSGAVAVAVGFLGYRRLSRPAPGRGGTVEQHSEREERNVA